A genomic stretch from Shewanella sediminis HAW-EB3 includes:
- a CDS encoding response regulator produces the protein MTKQSHLACRNPKVIMIYENEEDVLGAASIIADQVEEYRTILVNFEIGDKVKNLKPSVILFALTTVQKSIELYTKLISDKFLDYPHYSILLCKNRESATAFRCCIKDIFDNYFVYQPLYEKFRLKMIVHSGLLISQATSHYAGLHEEQLENIGQELVSLIDKSSECKQSLLGSIAICKQSLNEPQNLVVDKELDTNLSSKKLMENINKSHVEPLLAELEDNIKSSLDSMIQQLLSKQVGIEVLEAKLADLSRVLPPDRQTVSEALSESSMLTSRAENVEVQKPKKILVVEDNQIYRDMLVRVLAKENFLVDEAEDGLNALQKIRNNQYALVLMDLFMPNLDGINTTIQIKSVSGGKELPIIALTGNKNKELIKTWAEQGLKGYILKPSTRNEILEAVNRVIN, from the coding sequence ATGACAAAACAATCTCACCTAGCATGCCGTAACCCAAAAGTAATCATGATCTATGAAAATGAGGAAGATGTTCTGGGTGCGGCCAGTATCATTGCCGATCAAGTAGAGGAATATCGTACGATTCTGGTAAACTTTGAAATTGGTGACAAGGTAAAAAACCTTAAACCTTCTGTGATACTGTTTGCTCTCACAACAGTACAGAAGAGCATCGAATTATATACAAAGCTCATTTCAGACAAATTCCTGGATTACCCTCATTACAGTATCTTACTCTGTAAAAATCGTGAGTCTGCTACCGCATTTCGTTGTTGCATCAAAGACATTTTCGACAACTATTTTGTCTACCAACCTCTATATGAAAAGTTTCGTTTAAAAATGATCGTGCATAGTGGCTTACTCATCAGTCAAGCAACGAGCCATTATGCCGGATTACATGAGGAGCAACTCGAAAATATTGGCCAGGAGTTGGTCTCACTCATAGATAAAAGCAGTGAATGTAAACAATCACTGCTAGGCTCTATAGCCATTTGTAAACAAAGTCTGAATGAGCCTCAAAACTTAGTCGTAGATAAAGAACTTGATACGAACTTATCTTCGAAAAAACTAATGGAAAATATTAACAAGAGCCATGTCGAGCCCCTCCTTGCAGAGCTGGAAGATAACATAAAATCCAGCCTGGATAGCATGATACAGCAGCTACTCTCAAAGCAGGTCGGTATCGAAGTATTGGAGGCTAAGTTAGCCGATCTATCCAGAGTGCTGCCACCCGATCGTCAGACAGTATCGGAGGCACTATCTGAATCATCGATGCTCACCTCTAGAGCTGAAAATGTGGAAGTACAAAAACCTAAAAAAATTCTGGTCGTAGAAGACAATCAAATATACCGTGACATGTTGGTTAGGGTATTGGCGAAAGAAAACTTTCTGGTGGATGAGGCAGAAGATGGCTTAAACGCACTTCAGAAGATTCGAAACAACCAATATGCTCTGGTCTTAATGGATCTGTTTATGCCTAACCTGGATGGCATCAATACGACCATACAGATCAAATCGGTATCAGGCGGAAAAGAGTTACCAATAATCGCGCTAACCGGGAATAAAAATAAAGAGTTAATAAAGACCTGGGCAGAGCAAGGATTAAAAGGCTATATTCTCAAACCATCGACGAGAAATGAGATACTCGAAGCCGTTAACAGAGTCATTAATTGA
- a CDS encoding MipA/OmpV family protein, with protein MTKLKVLLLSCILFPISAWADVVDSCGEKVECIEIGRWDVGIALGYGNRTNPLKDYDDIPIYLVPTFAYYGDTWFFENGNFGYTLSEQEKFTINLTTSLSSDSAYFHRWDPSNIFIAGTNKFEPRSLLSSTAPTPTILKAAQEPEIGELEKRHFTYFGGVEAFFYTRAGTINLSLAHDLLNVHQGTEAKLKWLYNLAIEDWKFELALTLDWKSEELVDYYYGIRPGESRYWSQAYQAKSALNTGVELTSHYVITEHWDLLFLARYTQIGDEIVASPLLNEDYTSTFFVGAAYRF; from the coding sequence ATGACAAAGCTAAAAGTGCTTCTGCTAAGCTGCATCCTTTTCCCCATATCGGCCTGGGCCGATGTGGTGGACTCCTGTGGAGAAAAGGTTGAATGTATCGAAATTGGCAGATGGGATGTAGGCATCGCACTTGGCTATGGTAACAGAACCAATCCTCTTAAAGATTATGACGATATACCTATCTATTTAGTGCCGACCTTTGCTTATTACGGAGACACCTGGTTCTTCGAAAATGGCAACTTTGGTTACACTCTCTCCGAACAGGAGAAGTTCACGATAAACCTGACCACGAGTCTCAGCAGCGATAGTGCCTATTTCCATCGCTGGGACCCTTCAAATATCTTTATTGCCGGCACCAATAAATTTGAGCCAAGATCATTATTGTCCTCGACGGCACCAACACCCACGATATTAAAAGCGGCGCAGGAACCTGAGATTGGTGAATTAGAGAAGCGACACTTTACCTACTTTGGTGGTGTAGAGGCTTTTTTCTACACCCGTGCAGGCACGATTAACCTCTCGTTGGCACATGACCTGTTAAATGTGCACCAGGGAACGGAAGCTAAGCTAAAATGGCTTTACAACCTGGCTATCGAAGATTGGAAATTTGAATTGGCCCTCACTCTTGATTGGAAGAGTGAAGAGCTTGTAGATTATTACTATGGTATCAGACCCGGCGAGAGTCGCTACTGGAGTCAGGCGTATCAAGCCAAATCAGCACTCAATACCGGGGTTGAACTAACGAGTCATTATGTAATAACAGAGCATTGGGATCTGCTTTTTTTAGCCAGATACACACAAATCGGTGACGAAATTGTTGCAAGTCCCCTGCTAAATGAAGACTATACCAGTACCTTTTTTGTCGGCGCAGCCTATAGGTTTTAA
- a CDS encoding AAA family ATPase, whose amino-acid sequence MQDIRDLTAVLRSNTPIVVIETYEEYRVVELLKKVSSILYQPLFTWSITQGLTRVDRAIGTQKFNSEPADILGQIKSTEQQGIYVLCDFHPFVDNAPKNVRLLKEIALEYESLKHTIVLVSHAFEIPPEIKRYCAHFRISLPNTAQLQNLIYEQIEQVKSEGVVLNVDDSAVSKLADNLRGLTFDDARRLAHKAIVDDGAITHSDVDMVNRGKFELLDMKGVLQFEYDTSDFSQVAGLHNLKKWLQDRAPSGKTQTLEDQPKGILLLGVQGSGKSLAAKSVAGMWQRPLLRMDMSALYNKYIGETEKNLRHALELADLMSPCVLWIDEIEKGLSSGSSDDGTSKRILGTILTWMSERKSDVFMVATANDISALPPELMRKGRMDEIFFVDLPDDEIRQAIFLIHAKRRQLDPSRFDFAQLSKVSQGFSGAEIEQAIISAIYTAKASDREVEQSLLIEELMKTRPLSVVMREKLQSLRDWASGRTVNAHL is encoded by the coding sequence ATGCAAGATATCAGAGATTTAACCGCCGTATTAAGATCAAATACTCCGATTGTGGTTATCGAAACTTACGAGGAGTACCGGGTTGTCGAACTGCTGAAGAAAGTCTCCTCCATTCTCTATCAACCTTTGTTTACCTGGAGTATTACTCAGGGGCTGACTCGCGTCGATCGTGCTATAGGTACTCAAAAATTTAATAGCGAACCCGCCGATATCTTAGGGCAAATCAAATCTACCGAGCAGCAGGGGATCTATGTGCTGTGTGATTTTCATCCATTTGTGGATAATGCACCTAAGAATGTTCGCCTGCTAAAAGAGATAGCGCTCGAATATGAGTCTTTAAAACATACCATAGTGCTGGTGAGCCATGCCTTCGAGATCCCACCTGAGATTAAGCGTTATTGCGCCCATTTTCGTATCTCCCTGCCTAACACGGCTCAGTTACAAAACCTTATCTATGAACAGATAGAGCAAGTTAAGAGTGAAGGGGTTGTGCTGAATGTCGATGACTCCGCAGTATCTAAGCTCGCCGATAACCTCAGAGGACTAACTTTTGATGATGCTCGTCGCCTTGCCCATAAGGCCATTGTCGATGATGGGGCGATCACACACTCAGATGTCGATATGGTGAACCGGGGCAAGTTTGAGCTGTTGGATATGAAAGGTGTGTTGCAATTCGAATACGATACCAGTGACTTCTCTCAGGTGGCGGGTCTGCATAACCTGAAGAAGTGGTTACAAGACAGAGCGCCTTCGGGGAAAACACAGACCCTTGAAGATCAGCCGAAAGGGATACTGCTGCTTGGAGTGCAGGGCAGTGGTAAGAGTCTGGCGGCGAAATCCGTGGCTGGCATGTGGCAAAGGCCGCTGCTGAGAATGGATATGTCGGCCCTATATAACAAGTATATCGGTGAGACCGAGAAGAACCTGCGTCATGCATTAGAGCTGGCCGATCTTATGTCCCCCTGCGTACTGTGGATCGATGAGATAGAGAAAGGGCTAAGCAGCGGCAGTAGTGATGACGGAACCTCAAAAAGAATTTTAGGCACTATTTTGACCTGGATGTCCGAGCGTAAATCTGATGTCTTCATGGTGGCGACCGCAAACGATATATCGGCACTACCGCCCGAATTGATGCGAAAAGGTCGTATGGATGAGATCTTCTTCGTCGATCTGCCCGATGATGAGATCCGTCAGGCGATATTCCTTATTCATGCCAAGCGCCGCCAGTTAGATCCCAGCCGTTTCGACTTCGCTCAACTCTCTAAGGTGAGTCAGGGATTTTCCGGGGCAGAGATAGAGCAGGCGATCATATCCGCCATCTATACGGCAAAGGCATCGGACAGGGAGGTGGAGCAGAGCCTGCTCATCGAAGAGTTAATGAAAACCCGGCCTCTCTCTGTGGTGATGCGAGAGAAACTCCAGTCTCTCAGAGACTGGGCTTCGGGTCGCACGGTGAACGCTCATCTGTAG
- a CDS encoding ATP-binding protein gives MKRLFISLYLLLSLSVLGIGWTLDSIWQNNVEESGALDAPLIALAQLLAKLPEEQRHFYLQELKQNPDYPIKLIDASQIAISDQSTLTANSVLITEQDDDHELHFVKVNDQILVAGPIEIDPRKRLRGLFTLFFYLSLAFIALIWVWPLSRDIKTLRNATKEFGQANWDTQITLSSRSQVLPLAITFNEMAQQISTLIENQKHLSNAVSHEIRTPLARLKFALALMPQYCKPDSDVQRRTDFLNDMQQDVKEMENLLQELLTYASLESQRKEVQLEHCDLSVLTKQTVDRLSSTISAPIEFENSDTPVYLMGDPSLIERAIQNLITNAQRFGRQSIQVEIKQTRELVSLSVADDGQGIPLEDQCKIFEPFYRSQSVQNGNKGHGLGLAIIKRIMERHNGKVTLESRDGYTCFTLIWPTPAQAKNKSQVKK, from the coding sequence TTGAAACGACTTTTTATCAGTCTTTACCTGCTACTAAGCCTCAGTGTTTTAGGTATAGGTTGGACACTCGATAGCATTTGGCAAAATAATGTCGAAGAGAGTGGTGCATTAGATGCACCACTTATCGCTTTGGCGCAGCTGCTGGCTAAGCTCCCCGAAGAGCAGCGTCATTTTTATCTTCAAGAGTTAAAACAAAACCCTGACTACCCCATCAAGCTGATTGATGCCAGTCAAATAGCGATATCGGACCAAAGCACACTCACTGCAAACAGTGTGCTTATCACCGAGCAAGACGATGACCATGAGCTGCATTTCGTTAAAGTAAACGATCAGATCTTAGTCGCCGGCCCCATCGAGATAGATCCCCGAAAGAGATTACGCGGGTTATTCACCCTATTCTTCTACCTCTCTTTAGCCTTTATTGCCTTAATCTGGGTTTGGCCACTCTCGAGGGATATTAAGACTCTGAGAAACGCGACTAAGGAGTTTGGTCAGGCAAATTGGGACACACAGATAACCTTATCATCCCGCTCTCAGGTGCTGCCTCTGGCTATCACCTTTAATGAGATGGCACAGCAGATCAGTACCCTTATCGAGAATCAGAAACACCTTTCGAACGCCGTTTCCCATGAGATCCGTACCCCACTTGCCAGACTGAAGTTTGCCTTGGCCTTAATGCCGCAATATTGCAAGCCCGACTCAGACGTGCAGCGAAGAACAGATTTTTTGAACGATATGCAGCAGGATGTGAAGGAGATGGAGAATCTACTCCAGGAGCTCTTAACCTACGCTAGCCTCGAGTCACAACGTAAAGAGGTTCAACTCGAACATTGTGACCTCAGCGTATTAACTAAACAAACCGTCGATAGGCTATCGTCAACCATATCGGCCCCGATTGAGTTTGAAAACAGCGATACCCCAGTCTATCTCATGGGCGACCCCTCTCTCATCGAAAGGGCGATACAAAATCTGATCACCAATGCCCAACGATTCGGGCGTCAATCCATTCAGGTTGAGATAAAGCAGACTCGAGAACTGGTATCACTATCGGTTGCAGACGATGGTCAGGGAATACCGCTTGAAGACCAATGCAAGATATTTGAACCCTTCTATCGCAGTCAGTCAGTACAGAATGGTAATAAAGGCCACGGGTTAGGCCTGGCAATCATCAAGCGGATCATGGAACGTCACAACGGTAAGGTGACTCTGGAAAGCCGGGATGGATACACCTGCTTCACACTTATCTGGCCCACACCGGCCCAGGCTAAGAATAAGAGTCAGGTAAAAAAATGA
- a CDS encoding response regulator, producing the protein MTEPQSTHRVLLVEDDIRLANLIVDYLKSHGMHVEVERRGDTVLTRLISYKPDIILLDIMLPGMDGLTLCEKLPDYFAGPILLMSALGSNEDQIKGLELGADDYVVKPVDPALLIARINNLLRRNAKPPKVESHCLSFGKLSIDPHTQAIRLGDIEVDLTSHEFELLWLLASQAGQVLSRQYIYQYLLNIDFDGKDRKIDVRVSRLRKKLGDNIETPFRIKTVWGQGYLFAPEAWSN; encoded by the coding sequence ATGACAGAGCCTCAATCGACCCATAGAGTTTTACTGGTAGAAGACGACATTCGTCTCGCGAACCTGATTGTCGATTATTTAAAGTCGCATGGAATGCACGTAGAAGTTGAGCGCCGGGGAGATACGGTTCTAACTCGGTTAATCAGCTACAAGCCTGATATTATTCTATTGGATATCATGTTACCCGGAATGGATGGTCTGACACTGTGTGAAAAGTTACCTGACTACTTTGCCGGCCCCATTCTACTCATGAGTGCGCTTGGCTCAAATGAGGATCAGATCAAAGGACTGGAGTTAGGTGCCGATGACTACGTTGTTAAACCTGTCGATCCTGCTCTTCTGATCGCCAGAATTAACAATCTGTTACGCCGCAACGCTAAGCCGCCTAAGGTTGAATCTCACTGCCTGAGCTTTGGTAAATTAAGTATCGATCCACACACACAGGCAATCAGGCTCGGTGATATTGAAGTCGATCTGACCAGCCATGAGTTTGAGCTGCTCTGGTTATTGGCTTCACAGGCAGGACAAGTATTGAGCCGCCAATATATCTACCAATACCTGCTCAATATTGATTTTGACGGTAAGGATAGAAAAATAGATGTCAGAGTCTCCCGTCTGAGAAAGAAATTGGGCGATAATATCGAGACGCCATTTAGGATCAAGACAGTTTGGGGACAAGGATATCTATTTGCCCCTGAAGCTTGGAGCAACTAG
- a CDS encoding Hpt domain-containing protein, which translates to MTEKQLKILNRNVMIELIGDEPEMIRQFEIDFLKQAKVSLRNIVTMYNDSRILEIKEEAHFLKTSAKAVGAEQTSYLLQALEQSGLEQDKAKCKDLILRVKEALQRVHGVIVNDKTISPSMP; encoded by the coding sequence ATGACTGAAAAGCAGCTGAAGATTTTAAACAGAAACGTGATGATTGAACTCATTGGTGATGAGCCGGAGATGATCAGGCAGTTTGAGATCGATTTCTTAAAACAGGCCAAAGTGTCTCTTAGAAATATCGTTACCATGTATAACGACAGCAGAATTTTAGAGATTAAAGAGGAAGCTCACTTTCTCAAAACTTCCGCAAAAGCGGTTGGAGCAGAACAAACATCATACCTACTTCAAGCCCTGGAACAGTCAGGGTTAGAACAGGATAAAGCTAAGTGCAAGGATTTGATTTTACGAGTCAAAGAAGCATTACAACGAGTACATGGAGTGATAGTCAATGACAAAACAATCTCACCTAGCATGCCGTAA
- a CDS encoding acyl-CoA dehydrogenase, giving the protein MARVHFDWTDPLQFNALLSQEERMVRDSVYDYAQDKLMSRILMANRDEHFDRDIMNELGEMGLLGATLPEKYGCSNVSYVSYGLIAREIERVDSGYRSAMSVQSSLVMHPIHAYGTEEQRGKYLPKLASGEWVGCFGLTEPDAGSDPGGMKTRAERIEGGYRINGAKIWITNSPIADIFIVWAKLEGKIRGFILEKGMPGLSAPKIEGKFSLRASVTGEIVMDNVEVPETALMPNVEGLKGPFGCLNKARYGIAWGALGAAEFCWHAARQYTLDRIQFNRPLASNQLIQKKLVDMQTEISLGLFACLQAGRLMDNDALAVEAISMIKRNSCGKALDIARMSRDMHGGNGISDEFHIIRHVMNLEAVNTYEGTHDIHALILGRAQTGIQAFC; this is encoded by the coding sequence ATGGCACGAGTGCATTTTGACTGGACAGATCCCCTGCAGTTTAACGCTTTACTCTCTCAGGAGGAGAGGATGGTGCGTGACAGCGTTTATGACTACGCTCAGGACAAACTCATGAGCCGGATATTGATGGCAAACCGAGATGAACATTTTGATCGTGACATCATGAACGAACTCGGTGAAATGGGCTTGCTGGGTGCGACCCTGCCAGAGAAGTATGGCTGCTCAAATGTCAGCTATGTGAGCTATGGTCTGATAGCTCGTGAAATTGAACGGGTCGATAGCGGGTACCGCTCGGCAATGAGTGTGCAGTCTTCTCTCGTGATGCATCCCATTCATGCCTATGGTACGGAAGAGCAAAGGGGCAAATACCTGCCAAAACTTGCCAGCGGCGAATGGGTCGGTTGTTTCGGGTTAACGGAGCCCGATGCTGGCTCAGATCCCGGGGGAATGAAGACCAGAGCCGAACGCATAGAGGGTGGCTATCGAATTAATGGGGCAAAAATCTGGATAACCAATTCACCGATTGCCGATATTTTCATTGTATGGGCCAAACTTGAGGGCAAGATCCGTGGTTTTATTCTCGAGAAAGGGATGCCAGGGCTGAGTGCGCCGAAAATTGAGGGTAAATTTTCACTTCGAGCCTCTGTTACCGGGGAGATCGTCATGGATAATGTCGAAGTGCCTGAAACGGCTCTGATGCCAAATGTGGAAGGATTGAAGGGGCCATTTGGCTGCTTGAATAAGGCTCGTTATGGTATCGCCTGGGGAGCATTAGGTGCCGCCGAGTTTTGCTGGCATGCCGCTCGGCAATATACACTGGATCGGATCCAATTTAATCGTCCCTTAGCGTCGAATCAGTTGATTCAAAAGAAATTGGTCGATATGCAAACAGAGATAAGCCTGGGTCTCTTCGCGTGCTTGCAGGCAGGACGCCTAATGGATAATGACGCATTGGCCGTCGAAGCCATCTCTATGATTAAACGCAACTCCTGTGGTAAAGCCCTGGACATTGCCCGTATGTCTCGCGATATGCATGGCGGTAACGGAATCTCCGATGAGTTTCATATTATTCGTCACGTTATGAATCTGGAGGCGGTAAACACCTATGAGGGAACCCATGATATTCACGCATTGATCTTAGGAAGGGCTCAGACAGGCATCCAAGCATTTTGTTGA
- a CDS encoding DUF4136 domain-containing protein: protein MKLSRLSALLLSGLLLSACAAKPKSDYDIGYDFSQLSTFIEFSPAQTNDPISSARIIDAITDALTAKGFVRDEGYPSFKVTYAFKVADKPKDSGVSIGLGTGTWGSNGGISIGTSVGVPIGSDTAKIQTIQIDVIDTQSNKLIWRGTDKFNFDAGGAEKAEDTAKTVTKILTLFPPQK, encoded by the coding sequence ATGAAACTTAGTCGCTTATCCGCTTTGCTCCTCTCTGGTTTATTATTGTCAGCCTGCGCCGCTAAGCCAAAGAGTGACTATGATATCGGTTACGACTTTAGCCAACTCAGCACATTTATCGAGTTCTCACCGGCTCAAACCAACGACCCCATCAGCTCTGCCAGGATCATCGATGCCATCACCGATGCGTTAACAGCTAAAGGGTTTGTCAGGGATGAAGGGTATCCCAGTTTCAAAGTCACTTACGCCTTTAAGGTAGCGGACAAGCCTAAAGACTCTGGCGTATCGATAGGGCTGGGGACAGGAACTTGGGGAAGCAATGGTGGCATTAGCATAGGGACAAGCGTGGGAGTGCCTATCGGCAGCGATACAGCCAAGATCCAGACCATACAGATAGATGTGATAGACACACAGAGCAACAAGCTCATATGGCGTGGCACTGACAAGTTTAACTTCGATGCGGGCGGGGCAGAAAAAGCCGAAGATACAGCGAAAACAGTCACTAAAATATTGACTCTGTTTCCGCCGCAAAAATAA
- a CDS encoding DUF3019 domain-containing protein has translation MLLSIFRSIFFGSISLALASSFAVAADEYETSGYTLKMTPEFCITSEDELTCELTVVLEWENEPFRPICILSDYKEMTKWCAESAQIHSLTLDIKATDDIQFVMIDKETHQTLAGVKLKVTPASEPKVRRRYRNPWSLF, from the coding sequence GTGTTATTGTCGATATTTAGATCTATATTTTTTGGGAGCATTAGCCTCGCCTTAGCGAGCAGCTTTGCCGTGGCCGCAGATGAGTACGAGACATCAGGCTATACACTTAAGATGACACCCGAATTTTGCATCACTTCAGAAGATGAATTGACCTGTGAGCTCACAGTGGTACTCGAGTGGGAGAATGAACCTTTTAGGCCCATATGCATCTTATCTGACTATAAAGAGATGACAAAGTGGTGCGCCGAGTCGGCGCAGATCCACTCCTTAACCTTGGATATCAAAGCAACTGACGATATTCAATTTGTAATGATCGATAAAGAAACACACCAAACATTAGCTGGAGTCAAACTTAAAGTTACACCGGCTTCCGAGCCGAAAGTTAGACGACGCTATCGCAACCCATGGAGTTTATTCTAA
- a CDS encoding DUF1289 domain-containing protein, with amino-acid sequence MEQLEFFEIPSPCIGICQTDARGYCKGCLRNRDERFNWLEFSDAKKYDVIRLCKQRKRRRQLTILKAKKAQLLQQRAVINSSLDFGVGEEIEPGSPIDGLTSD; translated from the coding sequence ATGGAGCAGTTAGAGTTTTTTGAGATCCCCAGCCCCTGTATCGGTATCTGTCAGACCGATGCGAGAGGCTATTGTAAGGGCTGTTTGCGCAATAGAGATGAGCGCTTTAACTGGCTCGAGTTTTCTGATGCAAAAAAATATGATGTTATTCGTTTATGTAAACAACGTAAGCGTCGCAGGCAGCTTACGATATTAAAGGCGAAAAAAGCCCAACTGCTACAGCAAAGAGCAGTGATAAACTCATCACTGGATTTTGGCGTCGGTGAGGAGATTGAACCCGGATCACCAATCGATGGTTTAACTTCGGATTGA